The genomic DNA CATTATCAGTCAGACTCTCTTCAAGACTTAACACAAAATAAAACGGTTCTGACGATTGCATTACATCATCAAGATAGATAGGCGCATTCGAGAACTGTTTTATTGTGTCAGTAAGCATTTTTAAAATTTTATCGTACATATCTAACCTTTCTTAACAATGATAATCGCCATTTGTTTAAATCGTTTCGGAATATATGTTGCATTAGCTAATTTATTAGATTTTTGCAACATAAATCTGCCTTTAACAAATCCGCCATTTTTTGTTCGGTGGCCATCGTTTACATATCTAAAGTATTTTTCATTATTAATCAATGCTCCCACGATACGACCACTAGACAACTTTCTAGCTTTAATGATTCGATAGCCTCGTCTTAAATCACCCGATTTAATTGGTGTCATAGGTACAATTAACTGATAAATTTTAGCTAACGAATCATTCACCATTGCAGCACCTTCTTTTTCAGCAATGGGTGTCATTTTCTTTAAATTTGCAATAACTTTATCAGCATTTGATTTCATTCTAAGATCGCTTTTACTCATCAATTGAACTTCCTGATAGCACTACTTCTATATGGCTTGGATAATAAAAAGGTTTTTTTGAAAATAACACATGTTTTTGACCTGTACCTTGAGTAATAGTTATTCTATCTCCTTTTTTAACTTTTATATTAGGTTCTAAAAAAAGTTTTTGTTCTTCATAAGAGATATTAAACGCTTCTTTGTTTTCTATTACAGGTAAGTTCCCCATACTTCCTTGAGAGAAAGCACAGGGTAACTTGCCAACATGAATTGGAAAATAAACTTGTTCAGTAATCCCACTTTCCGTATTTTCAATATCGCTCATTCTCTCAATAACACAGGTATCAAAATAAGTAGCTGCTAAAATTTCTGCTTCATTCAATAGAAAAACACCCCGCTATCACAGCCTAAAATACGTTTAATAGCACTGCTATAGTTCTTCATGAGTGATTGTATGTCTTTTGATTCAACTACATAACTAATTGATGTATCACCACGTTTTACACTAGCTACAGACTTATCTATTTCGTTTTTTAAAGCTTTGTAGATAACCTCAATTATAAGTTGTTCAAACTCGTCCCAAGCAATATCAATTTTGCAAGTATTGTAAGAATTGATTTCAAAGATAACAAGGTTTAAAACAGACAAAATCCTATCTTCAGAAGCGTTAGGTAGCATCAATTGAATTTTCTCAACGATTTCTTCTTTTTTTTCATCAACCATAAAGCATCATTACCTAAACTTTAAAAGTATCTGCAGCACGTTCTAATATCTCAATAGCTTCTTTGTCATCTTCTGAAACTACAAATTCATTATTTTCGTTTGCTGTGATAAATTTTTTTGTTTTAGGATGCATAAAGCCCACAAAGTTTTTCTTGTCAAGCACACGATAGGTTACTTCTTTTTTTGCTGTTGCCATTTTTAATTTCCTCCTTCGTTATTATATTTTAGGCTTTCAAGTTCAAGATTGCTCCAGAATTAGAAGCTTTGTATTCAATTGAATACTCACCAACTAATCCAATCCGTCTTGAATCTGTTGTTTTTGCTAATTCTTCCGCACGCCATTCACGTAGTGGACGTAATTTTACATAATTAGTATCAATAGCTGCGATTGTTCCATTAGGTAAATTAGGTTCAATTAACGCAATTCCTGAGCCGTAATTTGAGACAATATTTCCAAGTTGCAATCCAAAAGTAAGTTTATCGCCAAATTGCACAATTTTTGTTGATTTTTCATCCAACTGATCAGTCATTAATTCTTGCATATCAGGTGCTACTAAACATAATTTTTCGCCCATGTATCCTTTTTGGAACATTGTTTTAAATAAGGCATCAATATCTTTTCTTGTTACTGCCCCCGCAGCTGCTGTTTCGACTTTATTCGTTGAGCTAATCAAATTTAAAATTCCGTTCATCTGACGACCTTTAGAACCAGATTCATCAGCCTTTACACCAACAATCAATTTACGATTTAAGTCAATTTTCATTTCTGTAGCACGAAGAGCTACTTGGCTATTCAATTCATTTCCTACACCATCTACATTAATAGCATCTAATGTGCCAGATACAGAAGTTGATTTTCTGAAAATTTCAGTATAGTTGTTAAACCATGTACGATCAGATTCCGCATCTGCGTATTCTCCGCCTTCTAATTGAGCAGATGAATCATCATTATTCATGCCGTATTCTCGCCATTTAATCTCAGTTGACTTGGCAGCTTCAACTTTGCCTGCGCCTAACAAATAGCTTAAAAATGGTGTATTTGGAACTTGTAATGCATTAACTTCCTGTGAAATATCTAAATACTCAAGATTATTTAATGAACTTTTTTTCATTTGTAGTTTCCTCCTAATCGATAAATGCTTGTAATTTTTGTCCTAATGCTGCCTCTGGATTTTCAAACGATTTTGTTTGATTACCAGTTACCATGTTGGTTTGTTGCGATTTATTACCAAAAGCTTTAGTCATTTCTACATTTTTAATAGCTTCTGCATGCTTATCATTTATTGCTTCCAAAAGCTCTGTAAAACCTTCTACAGCCTTCTTAGTAAATTCAGTATCTGAACTAACAAGATTATTTAACATAAATTGAGAAATAGAATCTTTCAAATCTCCATCCCAATCTAAGCCAGCAATTTTTTCTGCAACAAAAGCCTTATTATCACTAGTCACACGTAATGCCTTTTCAGCTTCAAATTCAGCCTGTAATTCTTCTAATTTAATTTGTTCAGGAGTTTTATTTTTCTTAGATTCTTCATACTCCTTAATTGTTGTTTCCTTAATTTTTTCAAGATTATTTTGTTTCCAAGCTTCTAATTGTTTATCTGCAGCTGATTGTGACTGTGATTGTACAAATTTTTGTGCTTCTTCATTTGATTCTACAAATGCCTTAAAATCATCGAAAGTGAAGTCTGTAGCACCTTCTCCTTCAGCAAACATTTGTAAATCCATTGGTAATAGGTTTGGTTTCATTTTTTTCTCCTTTCGCCCCACGATTCGACTAATCGCCCCGCATTGCTTTAGATTTATTTATTGCGCCCCACCATTCAATTAAGCCCAGCATTGCGCTAGTTTAACGTCATTTCGGACAAAATAAAAAGCCTAACTTTCGTCAGACTTTAATTGCTTTTCTTCTCTTAGTAAATGCTCTTCATAATCTGCATCTAAGTAATCATAGGGATCCATCTAATCACTTCCAATTCTTATGGACCAGTTCAGCACCTAACATTTGATAATCAGTGACAGCATCTTTTACATTTTGCAGAGTCCTAGACACAATCGAAATAGTTAATTTACTTTTTCTACCTGGTATAGAATACAAAATATCGACATGGCAATAATTACCACTCCAAACTGATTCAAGCCCATCTTTAACGATATTACCGTTGCCGTCTCTTAAAGTGTGCTTGGTCAAATATCTTTCGTTTTCTTGTTCAAAAACTTTTTTATAGGCTTTTTCTGTACCATTGGTAACTTCTAGATTCAACACTGCTTCAAATAATCCTTTCATAACCTCACCTCCAAATTTAAGCATAAAAATAGCACTCAAAGTTATCCTTTAAGTGCTTAGTATCTTATTTTTTAGAGTTAGCAATTATTGTTTCCTTAAGAACTCTCTTATCCTCGTTAGTTATTCCATTGAAATAAAATTCAGAAACATTATCGAAATGAACATACCCTAAATTGTCTTCTTCTAGTCGATTGAACATATATTCAAAATTTTCTAAAGTTTGTTCAGAATAGTCACCGTTTAGACTACCAAAAGAAAATTCCAAATGTTGCATTAGTATCTTCATTTCTTCACCCCTAACATTGTCCTATTTAAAATGTTATATATAGCACCTTTTTGAATACCATCATACCCACTTATAAGCGCATATATATCTTTCTGAGTATCCATTAAAAAGTTTTTCGATAATAAAAAAGCATAATATTTTGCATCTTCTCCAAAATTATCTGCTATTTTTCTAAAAGCTTCTCTTTCTTTCAAAAAGATAGAATCATCAAGTAAATTTATTTTTTCAAGCAAGTATGCCGTTATCAATTGGCCGTTATTGCCATTATTTGCATATTCTTGTGCTTTAAATTTGGCACTAGTAAAATAACTCCCTCGTCCATTTGCAGAAGACCTAGCTCCTGAAATATCGAAATGGCTTCTTAAAAATCTATCAATTTGATCTTGCGATGTGTCATCACCATACTTAAAATCTACAATACCTCTATAGACTGGTATTAAATCGTCTACATCGGTTACCTTTTGAGGCAAACCGTCAAATCCGTTATTTTTC from Enterococcus faecalis includes the following:
- a CDS encoding HK97 gp10 family phage protein, whose amino-acid sequence is MSKSDLRMKSNADKVIANLKKMTPIAEKEGAAMVNDSLAKIYQLIVPMTPIKSGDLRRGYRIIKARKLSSGRIVGALINNEKYFRYVNDGHRTKNGGFVKGRFMLQKSNKLANATYIPKRFKQMAIIIVKKG
- a CDS encoding DUF5309 domain-containing protein; the protein is MKKSSLNNLEYLDISQEVNALQVPNTPFLSYLLGAGKVEAAKSTEIKWREYGMNNDDSSAQLEGGEYADAESDRTWFNNYTEIFRKSTSVSGTLDAINVDGVGNELNSQVALRATEMKIDLNRKLIVGVKADESGSKGRQMNGILNLISSTNKVETAAAGAVTRKDIDALFKTMFQKGYMGEKLCLVAPDMQELMTDQLDEKSTKIVQFGDKLTFGLQLGNIVSNYGSGIALIEPNLPNGTIAAIDTNYVKLRPLREWRAEELAKTTDSRRIGLVGEYSIEYKASNSGAILNLKA
- a CDS encoding capsid assembly scaffolding protein Gp46 family protein, with product MKPNLLPMDLQMFAEGEGATDFTFDDFKAFVESNEEAQKFVQSQSQSAADKQLEAWKQNNLEKIKETTIKEYEESKKNKTPEQIKLEELQAEFEAEKALRVTSDNKAFVAEKIAGLDWDGDLKDSISQFMLNNLVSSDTEFTKKAVEGFTELLEAINDKHAEAIKNVEMTKAFGNKSQQTNMVTGNQTKSFENPEAALGQKLQAFID